The following are encoded together in the Zingiber officinale cultivar Zhangliang chromosome 8A, Zo_v1.1, whole genome shotgun sequence genome:
- the LOC122011732 gene encoding phospholipase A-2-activating protein-like isoform X3, with product MTIDGCNYRLSCTLRAHEDDVRRICLCGNSGIATSSRDKTVRFWVPDPEKKHGYLLSKTLAGHTSFVGPLAWIPPGERFPEGGIVSGGMDTLVLLWDLGRGEIVEKLEGHQFQVTGIAIDDNGDIISSSLDCTIRRWRQCKTVEFWEAHKVAIQAVLKLSSGEFVTGSSDSTLKLWRGRTCIQTFVGHADTVRGLAVMPGYGLLSASHDCTIKLWALTGQVLMEMVGHTSLVYSVDAHASGLIASGSEDHFLKIWRDGACIQSIEHPGCVWDVKFLENGDIVTACSDGTVRIWTLDRDCLCDPLELEAFALELSQYKTSRKKVGGYNLTDLPGLEALQVPGTKEGQTKIIREGDNGVAYSWNSKEFKWDKIGELVDGPGEGSSNQVLDGIHYDYVFDVDIEDGEPARKLPYNRTDNPYTVADNWLLKEGLPLSYRQQIVEFILQNTGQKDFSFDSSFQDPYTGSHAYVPGQSSITRGAEPVPFFKHIPKIGMLYFDSAQFDGILKKISEFNEAFLTDGENSLSFSELELSRLAAIVKILKDKSQYSSSSFADVDITLLLKILKSWPVQMLFPGIDILRMIVLHPNGATLFHKHIESENAVLMEALAKVTTTPQPANLLTSIRLITNLFKHSCFTKWLQSHCSQEIE from the exons ATGACGATCGACGGCTGTAATTACCGCCTTAGTTGCACACTCCGTGCTCATGAAGACGAT GTTCGTCGAATTTGCTTATGCGGGAACTCCGGAATCGCAACTTCCTCGAGGGACAAAACGGTTAGGTTCTGGGTTCCTGATCCGGAGAAGAAGCATGGCTACTTGTTGTCGAAGACCCTTGCCGGGCATACGAGTTTCGTTGGTCCTCTGGCTTGGATCCCTCCTGGGGAGCGGTTCCCCGAGGGCGGGATCGTGTCGGGCGGCATGGATACGCTTGTATTGCTCTGGGACTTGGGCAGGGGAGAGATTGTGGAGAAGTTGGAAGGCCATCAGTTTCAGGTCACTGGTATTGCCATAGATGACAATGGGGACATAATCTCGTCGTCACTTGATTG TACAATACGTAGGTGGAGGCAATGCAAAACTGTTGAGTTTTGGGAAGCTCACAAGGTGGCCATTCAAGCAGTCCTGAAACTATCATCTGGTGAATTCGTTACGG GCTCTAGTGATTCGACACTTAAGCTCTGGAGAGGAAGGACATGTATACAAACTTTCGTTGGTCATGCAG ATACTGTTCGTGGATTAGCAGTGATGCCCGGATATGGACTCCTTTCTGCATCTCATGATTG TACCATCAAATTATGGGCATTGACTGGTCAAGTCCTGATGGAGATGGTGGGTCACACTTCTCTGGTATATTCTGTAGATGCTCATGCATCTGGACTTATTGCTAGTGGAAGTGAAGACCATTTCCTTAAGATATGGAGAG ATGGAGCATGTATCCAAAGCATTGAACATCCTGGATGTGTTTGGGATGTCAAATTTTTGGAAAATGGGGATATTGTTACCGCATGCTCAGATGGAACAGTTAGAATATGGACATTAGATAGAGATTGCCTCTGCGATCCATTGGAACTTGAAGCGTTTGCATTGGAGCTTTCTCAATATAAAACGAGCAG GAAGAAAGTTGGTGGCTATAACTTGACAGATCTTCCTGGTTTGGAGGCCTTGCAAGTTCCAG GTACCAAGGAGGGACAGACGAAGATCATTAGAGAAGGTGATAATGGTGTTGCTTATTCTTGGAACTCCAAAGAGTTTAAATGGGACAAA ATTGGTGAACTAGTTGATGGGCCAGGAGAGGGCTCTAGTAATCAGGTCCTGGATGGTATACATTATGATTATG tttttgatgttgATATTGAGGATGGTGAGCCTGCTCGTAAGTTGCCATATAATCGAACAG ATAATCCTTATACAGTTGCTGATAACTGGCTTTTGAAAGAAGGTCTGCCTCTTTCTTACCGCCAACAGATTGTGGAGTTTATACTGCAGAACACTGGGCAAAAGGATTTTTCGTTTGATTCATCTTTTCAGGATCCTTATACAGGCT CTCACGCATATGTTCCTGGACAATCATCTATTACACGAG GGGCTgaaccagtaccatttttcaagcaTATTCCAAAG aTAGGGATGCTTTACTTTGATTCGGCACAGTTTGATGGAATTCTAAAGAAGATTTCAGAATTCAATGAAGCATTCTTGACAGATGGG GAGAACTCATTGTCATTTTCAGAGCTTGAGTTGTCAAGGCTCGCAGCTATAGTGAAAATTCTAAAAGATAAATCACAGTATAGTAGCAGTTCCTTTGCAGATGTTGACATAACTCTACTACTGAAGATATTAAAATCATGGCCAGTGCAAATGCTGTTTCCTG GGATAGATATTTTGCGAATGATTGTCTTGCACCCTAATGGAGCTACTTTGTTTCATAAACACATTGAGAGTGAGAATG CTGTTCTGATGGAAGCATTAGCAAAAGTCACAACAACTCCTCAACCAGCAAATCTTTTAACCAGCATTCGGTTAATTACAAATCTTTTCAAGCATTCATGTTTCACGAAGTGGTTACAATCTCACTGTAGTCAG GAAATTGAATAG
- the LOC122011732 gene encoding phospholipase A-2-activating protein-like isoform X1, with the protein MTIDGCNYRLSCTLRAHEDDVRRICLCGNSGIATSSRDKTVRFWVPDPEKKHGYLLSKTLAGHTSFVGPLAWIPPGERFPEGGIVSGGMDTLVLLWDLGRGEIVEKLEGHQFQVTGIAIDDNGDIISSSLDCTIRRWRQCKTVEFWEAHKVAIQAVLKLSSGEFVTGSSDSTLKLWRGRTCIQTFVGHADTVRGLAVMPGYGLLSASHDCTIKLWALTGQVLMEMVGHTSLVYSVDAHASGLIASGSEDHFLKIWRDGACIQSIEHPGCVWDVKFLENGDIVTACSDGTVRIWTLDRDCLCDPLELEAFALELSQYKTSRKKVGGYNLTDLPGLEALQVPGTKEGQTKIIREGDNGVAYSWNSKEFKWDKIGELVDGPGEGSSNQVLDGIHYDYVFDVDIEDGEPARKLPYNRTDNPYTVADNWLLKEGLPLSYRQQIVEFILQNTGQKDFSFDSSFQDPYTGSHAYVPGQSSITRGAEPVPFFKHIPKIGMLYFDSAQFDGILKKISEFNEAFLTDGENSLSFSELELSRLAAIVKILKDKSQYSSSSFADVDITLLLKILKSWPVQMLFPGIDILRMIVLHPNGATLFHKHIESENAVLMEALAKVTTTPQPANLLTSIRLITNLFKHSCFTKWLQSHCSQVLDAISSCRSSFNKNAHLCYATLILNYTVLLVEAKDKEGQAQVLSAALEIAEDGNQDADAKFRALVAIGTLMLNGLVKSIAIDFDVLSIAKEAKNSKESKLAEVGADIEMVINSK; encoded by the exons ATGACGATCGACGGCTGTAATTACCGCCTTAGTTGCACACTCCGTGCTCATGAAGACGAT GTTCGTCGAATTTGCTTATGCGGGAACTCCGGAATCGCAACTTCCTCGAGGGACAAAACGGTTAGGTTCTGGGTTCCTGATCCGGAGAAGAAGCATGGCTACTTGTTGTCGAAGACCCTTGCCGGGCATACGAGTTTCGTTGGTCCTCTGGCTTGGATCCCTCCTGGGGAGCGGTTCCCCGAGGGCGGGATCGTGTCGGGCGGCATGGATACGCTTGTATTGCTCTGGGACTTGGGCAGGGGAGAGATTGTGGAGAAGTTGGAAGGCCATCAGTTTCAGGTCACTGGTATTGCCATAGATGACAATGGGGACATAATCTCGTCGTCACTTGATTG TACAATACGTAGGTGGAGGCAATGCAAAACTGTTGAGTTTTGGGAAGCTCACAAGGTGGCCATTCAAGCAGTCCTGAAACTATCATCTGGTGAATTCGTTACGG GCTCTAGTGATTCGACACTTAAGCTCTGGAGAGGAAGGACATGTATACAAACTTTCGTTGGTCATGCAG ATACTGTTCGTGGATTAGCAGTGATGCCCGGATATGGACTCCTTTCTGCATCTCATGATTG TACCATCAAATTATGGGCATTGACTGGTCAAGTCCTGATGGAGATGGTGGGTCACACTTCTCTGGTATATTCTGTAGATGCTCATGCATCTGGACTTATTGCTAGTGGAAGTGAAGACCATTTCCTTAAGATATGGAGAG ATGGAGCATGTATCCAAAGCATTGAACATCCTGGATGTGTTTGGGATGTCAAATTTTTGGAAAATGGGGATATTGTTACCGCATGCTCAGATGGAACAGTTAGAATATGGACATTAGATAGAGATTGCCTCTGCGATCCATTGGAACTTGAAGCGTTTGCATTGGAGCTTTCTCAATATAAAACGAGCAG GAAGAAAGTTGGTGGCTATAACTTGACAGATCTTCCTGGTTTGGAGGCCTTGCAAGTTCCAG GTACCAAGGAGGGACAGACGAAGATCATTAGAGAAGGTGATAATGGTGTTGCTTATTCTTGGAACTCCAAAGAGTTTAAATGGGACAAA ATTGGTGAACTAGTTGATGGGCCAGGAGAGGGCTCTAGTAATCAGGTCCTGGATGGTATACATTATGATTATG tttttgatgttgATATTGAGGATGGTGAGCCTGCTCGTAAGTTGCCATATAATCGAACAG ATAATCCTTATACAGTTGCTGATAACTGGCTTTTGAAAGAAGGTCTGCCTCTTTCTTACCGCCAACAGATTGTGGAGTTTATACTGCAGAACACTGGGCAAAAGGATTTTTCGTTTGATTCATCTTTTCAGGATCCTTATACAGGCT CTCACGCATATGTTCCTGGACAATCATCTATTACACGAG GGGCTgaaccagtaccatttttcaagcaTATTCCAAAG aTAGGGATGCTTTACTTTGATTCGGCACAGTTTGATGGAATTCTAAAGAAGATTTCAGAATTCAATGAAGCATTCTTGACAGATGGG GAGAACTCATTGTCATTTTCAGAGCTTGAGTTGTCAAGGCTCGCAGCTATAGTGAAAATTCTAAAAGATAAATCACAGTATAGTAGCAGTTCCTTTGCAGATGTTGACATAACTCTACTACTGAAGATATTAAAATCATGGCCAGTGCAAATGCTGTTTCCTG GGATAGATATTTTGCGAATGATTGTCTTGCACCCTAATGGAGCTACTTTGTTTCATAAACACATTGAGAGTGAGAATG CTGTTCTGATGGAAGCATTAGCAAAAGTCACAACAACTCCTCAACCAGCAAATCTTTTAACCAGCATTCGGTTAATTACAAATCTTTTCAAGCATTCATGTTTCACGAAGTGGTTACAATCTCACTGTAGTCAG GTTTTAGATGCTATATCAAGTTGCCGGTCATCCTTTAACAAGAATGCACATTTATGTTATGCCACATTGATATTGAA TTATACTGTGCTTTTAGTTGAGGCAAAGGACAAAGAAGGCCAGGCTCAAGTTCTCTCTGCTGCTCTTGAA ATTGCAGAGGATGGAAATCAAGATGCTGATGCAAAATTTAGAGCACTTGTTGCTATTGGTACACTC ATGTTAAATGGTCTCGTGAAGTCAATTGCAATCGACTTTGATGTCCTCAGCATAGCTAAAGAAGCAAAGAATTCGAAGGAATCAAAGCTCGCTGAAGTTGGAGCTGACATCGAGATGGTTATTAACTCGAAGTAA
- the LOC122008041 gene encoding putative calcium-binding protein CML19 has translation MASVVASKASKWFSLKRSKLRLFVPHLPSSPVAVPCSPSSSRDRTSELWEVFKHFDRDRDGRVSYAELRASFDLLGEEMPAAAAQAVIADLDSDGDQLLDFEDFVRLVEGEGEKIEIKDDEELKKVFEMFEVVKGSGRITPRGLKTMLSRLGDERSIKECKTMIGAYDLDGDGELNFHEFYQMMT, from the coding sequence ATGGCCAGTGTGGTTGCGTCTAAAGCGTCAAAATGGTTCTCTCTCAAGAGATCCAAGCTGAGACTATTTGTCCCTCACCTGCCATCCTCCCCCGTTGCCGTTCCTTGCTCACCATCAAGTAGTAGAGATAGAACGAGTGAGTTATGGGAGGTCTTCAAACACTTTGATCGGGATAGGGACGGGAGGGTCTCCTACGCGGAACTAAGGGCCTCGTTTGACTTGCTGGGGGAAGAGATGCCGGCGGCAGCGGCCCAAGCTGTCATTGCCGACTTGGACTCCGATGGCGACCAACTTTTGGACTTTGAGGACTTCGTTAGATTAGTAGAGGGGGAGGGGGAGAAGATCGAGATCAAAGATGATGAGGAACTTAAGAAGGTGTTCGAGATGTTTGAGGTGGTGAAGGGGTCAGGAAGGATCACACCCAGGGGGTTGAAAACAATGCTAAGTAGGCTCGGCGACGAGAGGTCAATCAAGGAGTGCAAAACCATGATAGGAGCATATGACCTTGATGGAGATGGCGAGCTCAATTTCCATGAGTTCTACCAGATGATGACATAG
- the LOC122011732 gene encoding phospholipase A-2-activating protein-like isoform X2, which produces MTIDGCNYRLSCTLRAHEDDVRRICLCGNSGIATSSRDKTVRFWVPDPEKKHGYLLSKTLAGHTSFVGPLAWIPPGERFPEGGIVSGGMDTLVLLWDLGRGEIVEKLEGHQFQVTGIAIDDNGDIISSSLDCTIRRWRQCKTVEFWEAHKVAIQAVLKLSSGEFVTGSSDSTLKLWRGRTCIQTFVGHADTVRGLAVMPGYGLLSASHDCTIKLWALTGQVLMEMVGHTSLVYSVDAHASGLIASGSEDHFLKIWRDGACIQSIEHPGCVWDVKFLENGDIVTACSDGTVRIWTLDRDCLCDPLELEAFALELSQYKTSRKKVGGYNLTDLPGLEALQVPGTKEGQTKIIREGDNGVAYSWNSKEFKWDKIGELVDGPGEGSSNQVLDGIHYDYVFDVDIEDGEPARKLPYNRTDNPYTVADNWLLKEGLPLSYRQQIVEFILQNTGQKDFSFDSSFQDPYTGSHAYVPGQSSITRGAEPVPFFKHIPKIGMLYFDSAQFDGILKKISEFNEAFLTDGENSLSFSELELSRLAAIVKILKDKSQYSSSSFADVDITLLLKILKSWPVQMLFPGIDILRMIVLHPNGATLFHKHIESENAVLMEALAKVTTTPQPANLLTSIRLITNLFKHSCFTKWLQSHCSQVLDAISSCRSSFNKNAHLCYATLILN; this is translated from the exons ATGACGATCGACGGCTGTAATTACCGCCTTAGTTGCACACTCCGTGCTCATGAAGACGAT GTTCGTCGAATTTGCTTATGCGGGAACTCCGGAATCGCAACTTCCTCGAGGGACAAAACGGTTAGGTTCTGGGTTCCTGATCCGGAGAAGAAGCATGGCTACTTGTTGTCGAAGACCCTTGCCGGGCATACGAGTTTCGTTGGTCCTCTGGCTTGGATCCCTCCTGGGGAGCGGTTCCCCGAGGGCGGGATCGTGTCGGGCGGCATGGATACGCTTGTATTGCTCTGGGACTTGGGCAGGGGAGAGATTGTGGAGAAGTTGGAAGGCCATCAGTTTCAGGTCACTGGTATTGCCATAGATGACAATGGGGACATAATCTCGTCGTCACTTGATTG TACAATACGTAGGTGGAGGCAATGCAAAACTGTTGAGTTTTGGGAAGCTCACAAGGTGGCCATTCAAGCAGTCCTGAAACTATCATCTGGTGAATTCGTTACGG GCTCTAGTGATTCGACACTTAAGCTCTGGAGAGGAAGGACATGTATACAAACTTTCGTTGGTCATGCAG ATACTGTTCGTGGATTAGCAGTGATGCCCGGATATGGACTCCTTTCTGCATCTCATGATTG TACCATCAAATTATGGGCATTGACTGGTCAAGTCCTGATGGAGATGGTGGGTCACACTTCTCTGGTATATTCTGTAGATGCTCATGCATCTGGACTTATTGCTAGTGGAAGTGAAGACCATTTCCTTAAGATATGGAGAG ATGGAGCATGTATCCAAAGCATTGAACATCCTGGATGTGTTTGGGATGTCAAATTTTTGGAAAATGGGGATATTGTTACCGCATGCTCAGATGGAACAGTTAGAATATGGACATTAGATAGAGATTGCCTCTGCGATCCATTGGAACTTGAAGCGTTTGCATTGGAGCTTTCTCAATATAAAACGAGCAG GAAGAAAGTTGGTGGCTATAACTTGACAGATCTTCCTGGTTTGGAGGCCTTGCAAGTTCCAG GTACCAAGGAGGGACAGACGAAGATCATTAGAGAAGGTGATAATGGTGTTGCTTATTCTTGGAACTCCAAAGAGTTTAAATGGGACAAA ATTGGTGAACTAGTTGATGGGCCAGGAGAGGGCTCTAGTAATCAGGTCCTGGATGGTATACATTATGATTATG tttttgatgttgATATTGAGGATGGTGAGCCTGCTCGTAAGTTGCCATATAATCGAACAG ATAATCCTTATACAGTTGCTGATAACTGGCTTTTGAAAGAAGGTCTGCCTCTTTCTTACCGCCAACAGATTGTGGAGTTTATACTGCAGAACACTGGGCAAAAGGATTTTTCGTTTGATTCATCTTTTCAGGATCCTTATACAGGCT CTCACGCATATGTTCCTGGACAATCATCTATTACACGAG GGGCTgaaccagtaccatttttcaagcaTATTCCAAAG aTAGGGATGCTTTACTTTGATTCGGCACAGTTTGATGGAATTCTAAAGAAGATTTCAGAATTCAATGAAGCATTCTTGACAGATGGG GAGAACTCATTGTCATTTTCAGAGCTTGAGTTGTCAAGGCTCGCAGCTATAGTGAAAATTCTAAAAGATAAATCACAGTATAGTAGCAGTTCCTTTGCAGATGTTGACATAACTCTACTACTGAAGATATTAAAATCATGGCCAGTGCAAATGCTGTTTCCTG GGATAGATATTTTGCGAATGATTGTCTTGCACCCTAATGGAGCTACTTTGTTTCATAAACACATTGAGAGTGAGAATG CTGTTCTGATGGAAGCATTAGCAAAAGTCACAACAACTCCTCAACCAGCAAATCTTTTAACCAGCATTCGGTTAATTACAAATCTTTTCAAGCATTCATGTTTCACGAAGTGGTTACAATCTCACTGTAGTCAG GTTTTAGATGCTATATCAAGTTGCCGGTCATCCTTTAACAAGAATGCACATTTATGTTATGCCACATTGATATTGAA TTGA